The Naumovozyma dairenensis CBS 421 chromosome 1, complete genome genome includes a region encoding these proteins:
- the YMC2 gene encoding organic acid transporter (similar to Saccharomyces cerevisiae YMC2 (YBR104W) and YMC1 (YPR058W); ancestral locus Anc_3.348), translating into MSTEDYSSPQLIDEDPMSLKPDPEHKHNRTTRVLKDILAGTCGGISQVIVGQPFDTTKVRMQTSTSQSTTAKEIISKLIKNEGLMGFYKGSLIPIVGVGACVSVQFGVNEAMKRFFHQANGTNARGNDTLSLKQYYICGLTGGVINSFLSSPIEHVRIRLQTQTGIGKPEFNGPIDCIRKLLKEKSLMRGLRPMMLRAGHGLGCYFLTYEALIARDIKKGMDRCDISAWKLCTYGSLSGTVLWLSIYPLDVVKSMIQTDTLRNPKFNNSMRKVITHLYRTHGISSFFKGFVPTMLRAAPVNGATFVTFECIMRVLG; encoded by the coding sequence atgtCAACAGAAGATTATTCCTCCCCACAATTAATAGACGAAGACCCAATGTCACTCAAACCAGACCCAGAACATAAACACAACAGAACCACCAGAGTCCTCAAAGATATCCTGGCTGGTACATGTGGTGGTATTTCCCAAGTCATAGTAGGCCAACCATTCGACACAACCAAAGTTCGTATGCAAACGTCCACTTCACAATCCACCACTGCAAAGGAAATCATCTCCaaattgattaaaaatGAAGGACTCATGGGGTTCTACAAAGGTTCATTAATCCCCATCGTTGGTGTCGGTGCATGTGTCTCTGTTCAATTTGGTGTCAATGAAGCCATGAAAAGATTCTTCCATCAAGCTAATGGGACCAACGCGAGAGGGAATGATACGTTATCATTGaaacaatattatatttgtgGGTTGACTGGTGGTGTCATTAATTCATTCTTATCATCACCTATTGAACATGTTAGAATTAGATTACAAACTCAAACAGGAATAGGGAAACCAGAGTTTAATGGTCCCATTGATTGTATTAGGAAATTGTTGAAGGAGAAAAGTTTAATGAGAGGGTTACGACCAATGATGTTGAGAGCTGGTCATGGTCTTGGATGTTATTTTTTAACATATGAAGCGTTAATCGCAAGGGATATTAAGAAAGGTATGGATAGATGTGATATATCCGCATGGAAATTATGTACATATGGGTCATTGTCAGGAACTGTGCTTTGGTTGTCTATATATCCATTAGATGTCGTTAAATCAATGATTCAAACTGATACGTTACGAAAtccaaaatttaataattcgATGAGAAAAGTCATAACACATTTATATAGGACTCATGGTATAAGTTCATTCTTTAAAGGGTTTGTGCCAACAATGTTAAGGGCTGCTCCAGTAAATGGTGCTACGTTTGTTACATTTGAATGCATCATGAGAGTGCTTGGTTGA
- the SIF2 gene encoding Sif2p (similar to Saccharomyces cerevisiae SIF2 (YBR103W); ancestral locus Anc_3.344), with translation MSLSSEELNYLIWRYLQEGGHELTSLALQEETRVLEFDEKYKEFIPMGTLVNLVQKGILYCESELLVKYNPKGELTYEELRNFDENFNLVNALEIELEKHPNLMENGGRFALKDDSESKYKEQQQQQQQQQQQQQQQPNEKIEEREKDERKTFKAEVANGKKEDIVGSTTSVNEKDVEYENKERNEPHKELKKDNLQVVSSNVVFKPLKEIFQMDTNILNSDWNKTIDNLLAYGQEDSTAKIIEFETMTGIDDISKLKVAKSFELRHPFALGSISGKETNMVTCLSWSPNGKLIITGVENGELRLWNDNGLLQNVFNFHRSSILSIKWNEDSIHFLSIDADNVTILWNALNGIVLEHFEPKKQQHKHSQIIQDSQGYLGVDIEWVDKDKFVIPGINGTMLVYSMNDGGDISSSSSRTKDHQVPIGKLTGHQGLISCIKFNPENKLLVSASDKDFSIRVWHGGNSNCCNLFNGHSQSIVSVEWINKDLLISSSMDGTVRVWSIESNGLVGLSMLKGIPILCSAMSNDSKKYVVGFINGTIQIYDLTVLQTILQQRKAKCESENNNGINVNEIINSVPISIPLYGTYRNVNDKIRKSSENSTGMDIDIDNDTENENDYGNDDDDIIFDISWDKNDDKIAIAYSNKKGCIVSL, from the coding sequence ATGAGTTTATCTAGTGAAGAACTAAATTACTTAATATGGAGATATTTGCAAGAAGGAGGCCATGAACTAACGAGTTTGGCCTTACAAGAGGAAACGAGAgttcttgaatttgatgaaaaatataaagagTTCATTCCTATGGGTACTTTAGTTAACTTAGTTCAAAAAGGGATACTTTATTGTGAGAGCGAATTATTGGTGAAATATAATCCGAAAGGAGAATTAACATACGAGGAACTGAGGAATTTTGATGAGAATTTTAATTTAGTTAATGCTTTGGAAATTGAATTGGAGAAACATCCAAACTTGATGGAAAATGGTGGTAGGTTTGCATTAAAAGATGATTCAGaatcaaaatataaagaacaacaacaacaacaacaacaacaacaacaacaacaacagcaacaaccaAATGAGAAGATAGaggaaagagaaaaagatgaaagGAAAACGTTTAAAGCCGAAGTGGCAAAtggaaagaaagaagatattGTGGGTTCCACTACTTCAGTGAATGAGAAAGATGtagaatatgaaaataaagaaagaaacgAACCAcataaagaattaaagaaagataatCTTCAAGTAGTATCATCTAACGTGGTATTTAAACCtcttaaagaaattttccaGATGGATActaatatattgaattcagATTGGAATAAAACAATAGATAACCTACTAGCATATGGGCAAGAGGATTCCACAGCTAAgataattgaatttgagaCCATGACAGGTATCGATGATATCTCGAAGCTAAAAGTTGCAAAATCGTTTGAATTAAGACATCCATTTGCATTAGGTTCCATTTCAGGTAAAGAAACCAATATGGTAACATGTTTAAGTTGGTCACCTAATggtaaattaattataacTGGTGTTGAGAATGGTGAATTAAGATTATGGAATGATAATGgattattacaaaatgttttcaatttccatAGATCTTCTATTCTTTCCATTAAATGGAATGAAGATTCcattcattttctttccaTTGATGCTGATAATGTTACCATATTATGGAACGCTCTCAATGGTATTGTTTTGGAACATTTTGAACCTAAAAAGCAACAACATAAACATTCTCAAATAATACAAGATTCACAAGGATATCTTGGTGTGGATATTGAATGGGTAGATAAGGATAAATTTGTTATTCCTGGTATCAATGGTACTATGTTAGTATATTCCATGAATGATGGTGGTGAtattagtagtagtagtagtagaaCTAAAGACCACCAAGTTCCAATAGGTAAATTAACTGGACATCAAGGGTTAATAAGTTGTATCAAATTTAATcctgaaaataaattactGGTTAGTGCATCGGACAAAGATTTTAGTATACGTGTATGGCATGGTGGTAATAGTAAttgttgtaatttatttaatggtCATTCACAAAGTATTGTTTCTGTTGAGTGGATTAATAAAGATCTActtatttcatcatcaatggATGGTACCGTTAGAGTTTGGTCAATCGAAAGTAATGGTTTAGTTGGTTTGTCTATGTTGAAGGGTATACCTATTTTATGTAGTGCAATGTCAAATGATAGTAAAAAGTATGTTGTTGGCTTTATAAATGGTACGATACAAATATATGATTTGACTGTTTTACAAACAATATTACAACAAAGGAAAGCAAAATGTGAGAGtgagaataataatggtatcaatgtcaatgaaataataaattctgTACCAATAAGTATACCATTGTACGGAACTTATCGTAATGTTAATGACAAGATAAGAAAATCAAGTGAGAACAGTACCGGTATGGATATAGATATCGATAATGATACAGAAAATGAGAATGACTatggtaatgatgatgatgatattatatttgatatatCATGGGATAAAAACGATGATAAAATAGCTATTGCTTATTCAAATAAGAAAGGTTgtattgtttctttataa
- the NDAI0A07840 gene encoding uncharacterized protein (ancestral locus Anc_3.346) — protein MKRSRSKQEEEGEGEGEGIGKGESESAVIVGHDNTKNSSLTTNTNTNGILCNESSCCNNFIPIELYDFHVSQCHDHQCSQCLKSLPNQYRLQLHIDELHNPFKNNQQKQSLRCFKEECSVRFETHQDRISHLCKIHDEPGFLDFDV, from the coding sequence ATGAAACGGTCTCGTAGtaaacaagaagaagaaggagaaggaGAAGGAGAAGGAATAGGAAAAGGTGAAAGTGAAAGTGCAGTTATTGTCGGGCATGATAATACTAAGAATTCCTCTTTAACAACTAATACGAATACAAATGGTATACTATGTAATGAATCATCTTgttgtaataatttcatcCCCATAGAATTATATGATTTTCACGTCAGTCAATGTCATGATCATCAATGTTCACAGTGTTTGAAAAGTTTACCAAACCAATATAGATTACAGTTAcatattgatgaattacATAATccatttaaaaataatcaacaaaaacaatcatTGCGTTGTTTTAAAGAAGAGTGTTCAGTACGGTTTGAAACCCATCAAGATCGAATATCACATTTATGCAAGATTCATGATGAACCTGGATTTCTTGACTTCGATGTATAA
- the VID24 gene encoding glucose-induced degradation complex subunit VID24 (similar to Saccharomyces cerevisiae VID24 (YBR105C); ancestral locus Anc_3.353) yields MIEELHIDTADVFSETKDQENSLKGSQQITTTNVPTYNNINNNINNNNNINNKFTDNDQRLYQSLLREQLTKSKDIYKCESIDSLPSLKSLSPTPSPSSPSLSSSSLQLQNKYIPTTTTTPSDNANLIINDKPSYSSQKYFNSIPITTNFLKPSMKFKGFQMSGYKKYQVIVELETVDLPISAVETHDISYNQTAKSLPPSLTPHMTGHLTIKGLTPQYPEITTFFETYVMNDKFDFFSSNWSSNNLYNDDYLQDFKSLDEIDLDHWLNFPIFKKLFLSNNADDDKNELLNRSEMDSYLKNYLNNRFVFMRWKEKMLLKQQDHDHDYYDERDEDDGINGASFDGFYYMVHDQIMGSFNGFYYHEDAEKFQKFELKPFLDDYEIENDNDNVRGFSSFANSSFEFA; encoded by the coding sequence ATGATAGAAGAGCTGCATATTGACACAGCTGATGTCTTCTCAGAGACAAAAGACCAGGAAAATTCGCTAAAAGGCTCACAacaaataacaacaactaATGTGCCAACTTATAATAacatcaataataacattaataataataataatattaataataaattcacTGACAATGACCAAAGGTTATACCAGTCCTTACTACGGGAGCAATTAACAAAATCCAAGGACATTTATAAATGTGAATCCATAGATTCTCTACCATCTCTAAAGAGTTTATCTCCAACTCCATCACCTTCTTCTCCATCCTTGTCGTCGTCATCTTTACAACtccaaaataaatatattcctactactactactacaCCTTCAGACAATGCtaatcttattattaatgacaaaccttcatattcttcacaaaaatattttaatagTATTCCAATAACAACAAACTTCTTAAAACCATCAATGAAATTCAAAGGCTTCCAAATGTCAGgttataaaaaatatcaagTTATAGtagaattagaaacagTTGACTTACCCATCTCTGCAGTAGAAACCCATGATATATCTTATAACCAAACAGCTAAATCATTACCACCTTCATTAACTCCTCATATGACAGGGCATCTAACGATAAAGGGATTAACTCCACAATACCCTGAAATTACCACATTTTTCGAAACATATGTTATGAATGATAAATTCGATTTTTTCTCCTCTAATTGGTCTTCAAACAATCTATACAATGACGATTATTTGCAAGATTTTAAATCTCtggatgaaattgatttagATCATTGGTTAAATTTCCCcatttttaagaaattatttttatcgaacaatgctgatgatgataagaaTGAACTATTGAATAGGTCCGAGATGGAttcatatttgaaaaattatctaaatAACAGATTTGTTTTCATGAGATGGAAGGAAAAAATGTTATTGAAACAACAAGATCATGACCATGATTACTATGACGAACgagatgaagatgacggTATCAATGGTGCCTCATTTGATGGGTTTTATTATATGGTTCATGACCAAATCATGGGGTCATTTAATGgattttattatcatgaAGAtgctgaaaaatttcaaaaatttgaattgaagCCATTTCTTGATGATTACGAAATTgagaatgataatgataatgtaCGAGGTTTCTCTTCATTTGCAAATTCAAGTTTTGAATTTGCgtaa
- the SND3 gene encoding Snd3p (similar to Saccharomyces cerevisiae PHO88 (YBR106W); ancestral locus Anc_3.355) — MNSQVSNIVIMLVMMQASRRIDMENETNIFYIRAAYGTSFIIGFLIYQFARRKIISRNDITELKYKHKEQGTNKEVEIVTTVKEYDLQEIDAAIKSTFTNLAMMGFMHLYMKYTNPLFMQSISPIKSALEHNEVQIHLFSKAATGDLKRPFKTPSLMDSFMNAGAGATAQSADVDEELPKIEEIVEDKAAEGIKTE; from the coding sequence ATGAACTCACAAGTCTCTAACATCGTCATCATGCTTGTCATGATGCAAGCTTCTCGTCGTATTGACATGGAAAACGAAACTAACATCTTCTACATCAGAGCAGCATACGGTACTTCTTTCATCATTGGGTTCCTAATCTACCAATTTGCTAGAAGAAAGATTATCAGCAGAAATGATATCACTGAATTGAAATACAAACACAAAGAACAAGGTACCAACAAAGAGGTGGAAATTGTTACCACCGTAAAGGAATACGATTTACAAGAAATTGACGCCGCTATCAAGTCCACTTTTACTAACTTGGCCATGATGGGGTTCATGcatttatatatgaaatataCTAACCCATTATTCATGCAATCCATCTCTCCAATCAAATCCGCATTGGAACATAATGAAgttcaaattcatttgtttAGTAAAGCCGCTACTGGTGACTTGAAGAGACCTTTCAAGACTCCTTCATTGATGGACAGCTTCATGAACGCAGGTGCAGGTGCTACCGCTCAATCTGCAGATGTCGATGAAGAATTACCAAagattgaagaaattgttgaagatAAAGCCGCTGAAGGTATCAAGACCGAATAA